CATGGCAAAGTGCGGTGAATTAGGATTTTTCAAAGATTGCCGGCTACGTTGCCCCCGGTATCACCGGGTTATAGTCGGCAGGAGGCACCATCTGGGTGGGGCCTTCCCTGACATGCTGGACTCTTGATCGGTTGTCTATCTCCCTGAATGCCAATGAAAATATCCCTCTTGACAAGCCGATTGTATTCAACGGCGCACCGGCCGTCTAATCGACGTAGACGGCTCCGTTTACCGAAAGGTTTATATATCTCCAATTCCTTAAAAAATACCGAAAAACCCTTCCTGGAGGTGTTGCGAATGGCTGAGTTGCCGATTGCCCCGATTGACAGGCTGATTAGGAAGGCTGGCGCCGAGAGGGTCAGCGAGGAGGCCGCCAAGGTTCTCGCCGAGTACCTTGAGGAGTACGCCATCGAGCTTGCCAAGAGGTCCGCTGAGTACGCCAGGCACGCTGGCAGGAAGACCGTCAAGGCCGAGGACATCAAGCTCGCCATCAAGGCCTGAAGGCCTTTTCCTTCTTGATTTTTGCAGTCATCAGATTTTTAAAAGGCTCTTCTTATGGTTTCATCATGCCAGAGATAGCCATCAGAATGACCAAGCGCAATCACAACGCCTTCGTTCACCTCCTCGGCGCCCTGGAGAGCCAGGGCTTTGACCTGGACGAGATCCTGATAACCAAGGATTTCCAAGAGATACTCAATGCCAAGCCAAAGGTGGTCCTGTACTCATTCTTCACCGAGGAAATCTGGGGAGGCCTCCCGAGAAAAGTCCGACTTTTGAAGGAACGTGGAACGCTTCTCGTTGCCGGGGGCTACCATGCCATAGCGATGCCCAAACATACGCTCAACCAGCTTGGCTTTGACATAGCCGCCATAGGAGAGGGAGAGGAGGTTCTCTATCAGTTACTCACGGTGCTGAAAAGGACAGGATATAGGATTACAAGGGAGTTCCTTGATATCAGGGGACTGGCCTTCTACCTCAACGGTGAGTTCATCTTTACAGGTTTTGCGAGAGTCGAGGACTTCTGGCGATTTCCACCGTACCCGGAAAGCGTCCGTCTGATATCCCCCATAGAGATAACCCGCGGCTGCCCTTTCGGCTGTTACTACTGCCAGACACCTTACATAAAGGGGCTCCGGATGAGGCACAGGCCGATAGACCAGATTGTAAAATACTCCCGCAGGATGAAGGACATACGCTACATAACGCCAAATGCATTTGCTTATGGAAGCCCTGGGGTGATACTCAAAATCAACAAGCTTGAGGCCCTTCTCAAGGCCCTCCAACCCCTAAGGAAGGAAGGCCGGAGGCTTTTCTACGGCACGTTTCCCAGTGAGGTCAGGCCGGAGTTCGTCCTCCCAGAAACTTTAGAGCTCCTTATTGATTATGCCGACAACAAACGTTTGGCGATAGGTGCCCAGAGCGGTGACGACGCGATGCTGAGAGCAATGCACAGGATTCACAGGGTCGAACATGTCCAGCGGGCGGTGGAACACATGCTTGAGTACGGTTTTGAACCTGTCGTTGACTTCATCGTCGGCCTGCCGAACGAGAGCGAGGAGAGCCAGCGCAAAAGCATCGAACTGATGAGGTGGATTATGAGAAAAGGAGGCAAGGTCAGGGCACACTACTTCATGCCGCTCCCGGGAACGCCCTGGGCAAAATGTAGGCCTTCCCCGCTGAGCGAGGAAATGAAACGCTTTTTGGGAAGAATGGCCGCGAAGGGCAAGATAGAAGGCTCGTGGGGCAAGCAGATTGAACTTTCTAGAAAGCTCCAGAAACTCATTGAGGAGTTCTATGAGGAGCCCATGAGCCACACGGTTCCCGTGCGCAACGTGTGCTGATGTAGACAAAAAGGCGTCAAAAATCATCCAATAAGCTTATAACCTCATTCTTTCGTTACCTAACCGACGGCAACATGTACGCCGAAAACTATAAAAGATTCCTGGAGCTTATAGATAAACTGCGAGAGTTTGAAGGAGCCCTCATCGTGGAGGGCCCGCGAGACGAGGTGGCTCTGAGGAATCTGGGGGTCAGGGCGGAGATAATAAGGCTCTCACGCCTCCCGCTAACGGAAGTCGCGCTCATCGCGTCATCGTATAAAGAGGTCATGATACTTACTGACTTCGACAGAAAGGGCGAAGAGCTCGCAAGGAAGCTCCTCCGGTACTTGGAGGGGTATCCCTGCAGGGTCGATTCAGAAACGCGCAGAGAGCTCAAGAAAATAGCAAAGAAGGACATCAAAGGGATTGAGGACCTCTACGGCCTGTACCTTAAGGTCGTCTCCGTTTCTGACCCCCTGATGGAGGGGATTCGATGAAGAGGAAGAAGACAGTGCTTCACCACATTTTGGCTGAAAAGCAGAAGTTTGAAAAACGGAAAGAGGGTGGTGGTATGTCAGCCAAAGACGAATTTGGAACCACGAAGTACGTAATCTATGCCGAGTTTGAGGCGAACGGAATTGTTGAAAGGCCCGACGTCGTTGGTGCTATTTTTGGTCAAACTGAGGGCCTTCTGGGTGACGATCTCGATTTAAGGGAACTCCAGAAAACTGGAAGGATTGGAAGGATAAGGGTTGAAGTTCACACGAAGGCCGGAAAGACCTACGGAACGATAACAGTCCCATCAAGCCTTGACAGAGTCGAAACGGCGATTTTGGCTGCTGCTCTGGAGACTATCGACCGCGTTGGTCCTGCTGAGGCCAAGATAAAGGTTCTCCGCATTGAGGACGTCCGCGCGACCAAGAGGAAGTACATAATCGAGAGGGCCAAGGAGATACTCGAAAGCCTCATGGAGCAGGAGATTCCCGAGACGCAGGAGCTGACGGAGGAGGTTAAGAAGGCGGTTAGGGCTAAGGAGCTCATCGAGTACGGTCCAGAGAAGCTTCCCGCTGGACCCCACGTGCCGTTCTCAGACTCAATCATCGTCGTTGAGGGCAGGGCAGATGTTCTCAACCTGCTCAAGCACGGCATAAAGAACGCGATAGCCGTGGAGGGCACCTCCGTTCCCGAGACAATCATAAAGCTCAGCAAGGAGAGAATCGTTACCGCCTTCACGGATGGCGACCGCGGCGGTGAGCTCATCCTCAAGGAGCTCCTGCAGGTGGCGGATGTTGACTACGTGGCAAGGGCACCGGAGGGCAAGGAAGTCGAGGAGCTGACCAAGAAGGAGATAGTCAAGTCCCTCAGGAGCAAGGTTCCGGCCGAGCAGGTCATAACGGAGATATTCTACAAGGGCAGGAACTTCTACGACGTCATAAAGGAAAAGGAGAAGGCCAAGTCAAGGGAAGAAAAGAGGGAGGCCAAGCCCCCGGCCCCTGCCCCACAGGTCGTAAGGGCCGAGGAGAGGAAGCCACAGCCGGAGCCCAGAAAGGAGGAGCGCATAATAAAGCCCATTCAGCAACCAAAGCCGAGCGAGCTCGATGAGTTCGGGGAGTTCATAGAGAAGGTCAAAGCCTCCAAGGAGTCCATGGCACTTCTCCTCGACAAGGACAAGAACACCGTCGCAGAGATACCGGTTAGGGAACTCACCAACCAGCTCAAGGAGCGCAAGGATGTTTACGCTGTGGTCTTCAACGGCGTCATCACCCAGCGCCTCATTGACACGGTGAGCGAGAGCGGTGTCAAGTACCTCGTCGGCGCTAGGAAGTACAACGTCGTTAGAAGGCCGATAAACCTCAAGATAGTTACCTTCGCGGAGTGAGCTCCGCCATCTTTTCTCCCCATTCTTAAGGACTAACTTTATAACCACTCCCGCCTTTCTCCCCCCGGTGAGGAGAATGAACGTGGAGGAGCTTATACTGAAGTACGCGCTCATAAACGCTTACACCCACAAGGGGAAGGCAAACGCCAAGGCCGTTATCGGAAAGGTTCTGGGTGAGAACCCTGAATTGAGACCCAAGGCGAAGGAGATAATCCCTCTCGTGAACGAAATCGTTGAGAGAGTCAACGGTATGGGACTCGAAGAGCAGGAGACCAAGCTGAGGGAGATTTATCCCGAGTTTTTCGAGGCAAAGAAGACCAAAAAGGAGGAAAAGAAGGGCCTTCCACCCCTACCGAAGGCCGAGAAGGGCAAGGTGGTTACCCGCTTCGCCCCGAACCCGGACGGTGCGTTCCATCTTGGAAACGCGAGGGCCGCTATTCTCAGCCACGAGTACGCGAGGCTCTACGGCGGGAAGTTCATCCTCCGCTTCGACGACACCGACCCGAAGGTCAAGAGGCCCGAGCCTATCTTCTACGACTGGATAATCGAGGACCTCAAATGGCTCGGATTCAAGATAGACGAAATACACATCGCCAGCGACAGACTGGAAATCTACTACGACTACGCTGAAAAGCTCATAAAGGGTGGAAAAGCCTACGTCTGCACCTGCCCGCCGGAGAAGTTCAGGGAGCTGAGAGATAAGGGCATCGCCTGCCCGCACAGAGAGGAGCCGGTGGAGGTTCAGCTCGAACGCTGGAGGAAGATGCTGAACGGCGAGTACAAAGAAGGCGAAGCCGTCGTCAGGATTAAGACCGACCTCAAGCACCCCAATCCCGCTGTCAGAGACTGGCCGGCGCTGAGGATAATCGACAACCCCGACCACCCGCGCGTTGGGGACAAATACCATGTCTGGCCCCTCTACAACTTCGCCTCGGCCATAGACGACTACGAGCTCGGCGTCACTCACATCTTCCGCGGCCAGGAACATGCCGAAAACGAGACTAGACAGCGCTATATCTACGACTATTTCGGCTGGGAGTATCCGGTCACCGTCCACCACGGAAGACTCAGCATAGAGGGAGTAATCCTCAGCAAGTCCAAGACCCGGAAGGGAATCCAAGAGGGCAAGTACCTCGGCTGGGACGACCCGAGGCTCGGAACCATAAGGGCACTCAAGAGGCGCGGTATAAGACCGGAGGCCATAAGACAGCTCATCATCGAGGTTGGCCTCAAGAGGAGCGACACCACAATAAGCTGGGACAATCTCGCGGCGATAAACAGGCACATCATCGAGCCGATAGCCAACAGGTACTTCTTCGTGGCCGATCCGATACCCATGTACATCGAAGGAGCAAAGGAGTTCACCGCCGAGATACCGCTTCACCCCGACTATCCCGAGCGGGGGACTAGAAAGCTCAAGTTCAAGCCGGGAGAGCCCGTTTATGTCTCAAGGGACGACATGGAGCTCTTCAAGCCTGGTAACTTCGTCCGCCTGAAGGACCTCTTCAACGTCGAGATAGTCGATGTTGGCGAAGATGGAATTAGGGCGAAGTTCCATAGCGTCGAGTACGAGGTGGCAAGGGAAAACCGCTGGAGGATGGTTCACTGGGTCACGGAAGGTAAGCCCTGTGAGGTTCTGGTGCCGGATGGAGACGAGCTGATTGTCAGGAAGGGCCTTCTGGAGAGCGATGCGGACGTTAAAGTTGATGATATCGTTCAGTTCGAGCGCTTCGGCTTCGTCAGGATCGATAAGGTTGGGGAGAAAGTTGTGGCAATATTTGCCCACAAATGACCCTTTTCCATTGCCTACGGTCCAAAATCAGATCTTCTTAATTTTTCTCAAAGGGATAAAAAAAGGAAACGCCTCAGAGCGCCTCCTCAGAAGGCGGGAATACTCTATCCCCGAAGGCACCCAAAAGTATCAGCAGGGCTGCCAAAAGACCTGAGGCGATGTAAAGTCCCCCTGCACGGAACTCAGTTATGAGGGCATGGAAGCCCGCCACTAGGAACATCACCAGGGCAATTCCAGCAAGTACCGTTGCCGCCCCGATTTCCTTTCTGGAAACCATCACTGGATAGAGTTCGTATATCGCCGTAAAGAACGTCACGATGGTGACGGTTTTGAGAACCATATCCGCAACTGCCGGCGGCGAGTCCACGAGTCCTATCAGAGCGGAGGCCCCTATAAGGTACATTGCCGCCCTGTTACGCCCGGCTTTCTGTAGGGATTCAATGATCTGGAGACCAACCTCAGCCGTCGGGAGGAGGCTGGTTATGCCCGCAAAGAACAGCGAGAGTGCTATGAGCCCAAGGAGTGTTGGGTATCCCGAGAGTATGTTCGGGAGGTCCCCCATGAGCGCTATTGCACCCTCATCTCCCCCGTAGACATAGCTTAGAAGTCTCTCCGGGGTCGTGGGCGCTATTGCATAGACGACTATGAGGGTGGAGAGCAGACTGACCACGAGCTGTATAAGGATTCCCGCACCTATAATCAGCTTTGCGTTGAAGCGCTCGTTGAGGAAGCTCCCAAGCATCAGGTAAAAGGCAAAACCCAGACCGACACCGTAGATGGCCCTGAGGGCGGCATCCCTTACCATGTCGAGGCTCAGGGGCACACTGGCCACAAGCATGTGCTTTGCCAGTCCGAGAAATGTTGCATTTTCGGGTATTTGGGTTTTAAACGCAATTGCAGTTATGAAAATCGAGATTACGAAGACCAGTGAACCAATAGCCATGATGGCAAACGTCTTTTCCTTTGCGCGGGTTAGTATGACGAACACTATCCCCAGCATCAGCAGTTTGGCCACAAGCCTCCCCACTGTCCCCGTACCAAGCAGAGGCGCCAGAAGGCCGAGCATTACATTTGCCGAATAATAGGAGAGGAACATCACAACGGCGGCCAGAACCACCACTATCATAGCAGGTTTTCTGACGACCTTCTGGTAGAGTTCCACGAAGTAGTACCTCGACCTCATTACAGTCTCCGCCTCCAGTATGGCCACGTACGCAAACAGTGCCAGGAACGCCACGTGCACCGCAAGCCCCGTAATTCCATACTGGAGCCAGAACTGCGGGAAGAGCCCAAGGGTTCCTATACCCGTGGCGAAACCGGCTACCAGAAACATCATATAGAGCGTCCACTTTTTGACATCGTCCATAACTTCACCCCCGAAGATTTTATCAAATCTCCATTCGAGATATTTAAGGTTAAAAACATAACTTTGCAGAATTTGTCAATGAGTAGGCCATCGGTATCCTTTCAGGACATCAAAGACATCTTGGATAACACAGGGTTAAAAAATAAGGGGGGCAAAATTTTACTCGAAGCCCTTCCATTTAACCAACCCAAGCAGGAACCTGTGAGGCAGCTTCTCGTGGTGAGGATAAACACGGAGTGCGTAGTGCCAGCAGGGGTCACCGAGGTGCCTCAGTGCCGTCCCCTCATAGGTGTAGAGCCACATGTCTCGGCCGAGCTTCTTCGGGCGCCTCAGCTCTACGATGTAGGGCCGCTCCACATGGTAGCCCTCCACCCTGACGCCATAGTAGAGTTCGACCCTGACGTCCTCAGGTTTAAGACCGTCCAGGTACACAGCAACCTCAAAGCCGCTCCGGTCGTCCCTGACCTTGATGTGCTCCACGACCACCTTGTCCCAGGATGCCATGACGCGCTCCTTCCATGCGGCTATCTCCTTGGTGCCCCTGTAGTTCTCGCGGGTCAGCCAGATGTGGTTGCTCATGGCCTTCGCATAGAATCTGCCGACGTACTCCTTGACCATCCTATGGGTACTGAAGCGCGGCGCTATGCTCTTTATGCTCTCCTTCATCATGTATATCCACTTCTCGCGGTTGGTGTAGTATGTCGGGATTATTTCCCTCTCAAGGAGGTCGTAGAGGGCCTGCGCATCCTTCACATCGTCCGCCTCTGTTTCAGGCTCCGTTGTCTCCTCCCCAACAACCCAGCCGTTCTTGCCGTTGTAGCCCTCGACCCACCAGCCGTCGTAGATGCTCGCGTTGAGGACGCCGTTCAGTCCGGCTTTCATGCCGCTCGTCCCGCTCGCCTCCATCGGCCTGCGGGGTGTGTTGAGCCAGACGTCGACGCCAGCGACCATGAGTCTGGCACTGCCCATGTCATAGTTCTCCAGCACGAATATCTTACCCCTGAACTCGGGCATCTGACTGACTTCATAAACGCGTTTGAGGAACGCCTTACCGGCCTCGTCCATTGGGTGGGCCTTGCCACCGAAGACTATGTAGACCGGTCTTTCGGGGTTGTTGAGAATTCTCTTTAGCCTCTCAAGGTCAGTGAACAGGAGGGTCGCGCGCTTGTATGTTGCGAAGCGTCTGGCAAAGCCGATTATGAGTGCGTTCTCGTCCATGTCCGGCAGGGGATCGTCCGTTCCAAGGCGCTCGTTCCGCCTCATGACCTTTCTCCGGAGGAACTCTATGAACTGCCGCTTGGCTTCGAGGTGCGCCTCCCAGAGCTCCTCATCGGGAATCATCTCAACGGCGTACCAGAGGCCTTCGAGATTTGTGTGCTCGCGCCAGATTTTGCCCAGATAGCGGTCAAAGAGCTTCCTCATCTCGTTGTGAACCCACGTCATGGTGTGGATTCCGTTCGTGATGCCCTCGATGGGTATCTCGTCTATGGGAACGTCTGGCCAGAGATCCTTCCACATGCGCTTGCTGACCTCCGCGTGGAGCTGGCTTACGCCGTTGACGTAGCTCGACGTTCTTATCGCGAGCAGGGTCATGTTCAGCTGGTCGCCCTCCCTCCCGAGCTCCAGCAGTTCTTCCCTGCCCTCAAGGAACTTTGCAAGCCTCTTCCTGACCTCCTCTATCGGAAACCTGTCGTGGCCCGCCGGTACTGGGGTGTGTGTTGTGAATATGGTAGTCCCGCGCACTATGCTGAGGGCCTCGGTAAAGGTAAGGCCCTCCTCCATGTACCAGGCCATTCTCTGGAGGTTAGCAAAGGCGGGGTGTCCCTCGTTGAGGTGAACCACGCCGGGCTCTATTCCGAGGGCTTTAAGCAATCTCATCCCACCAATTCCGAGGAGTATCTCCTGCTTTATCCTCTTGTCTATCTCCGCGTTGTAGAGATAGTCGCATATCGTCCTGTCGTCGGCGCTGTTCTCGGGCACGTCCGTGTCGAGGAGGTATATCTTCACCCTGCCGACCGTGACCTCAAAGGCCCTCGCGTAGACGATTCCCTCCCCTATGGGAACCTCTATCAGCAGGGGCTTTCCGTCCCTGCCGAGAACCGGCTTGATGGGCATCTCCTCTGGCCTATATTCCGGGAAGACCTCCCTCTGCCTGCCGTCCTTGCCTATCTCCTGCCTGAAATAACCGTGCTTGTAGAGGAGGCCTATAGCTATGAACGGAAGTCCGAGGTCGCTCGCGGTCTTCACATGGTCGCCGGCTAGAATTCCCAGGCCGCCAGAGTAGATGGGCAGGCTCCTGCTTATTCCGTATTCCATGCAGAGGTACACTATCGGTTTGTCCCACTTGGGGTAGTTGGTCGAGAACCAGGTCGAGGAGGGGTTCATGTAGTCCTCGAACTGCTCGGTTACGAGGTCGTAGAGGTTCATAAAATCGTCATCTTTGAGAAGCTCGCGGAGGCGGCTCTGGGGAACGTCAAGAAGGAGTTTGACAGGGTTCTTGTGCTCCTGCCACAGCTCTGGATCGATGTACTCCCAGAGCTTTGTTGCCCTTCTGTTCCAGCTCCACCAGTAGTTGTAGGCAAGCTCCGCCAGGTCCTTCAAAGGATGGGGAAGCTTCTCTCTGATTACATCCTGGGTAGGGGTGTCAAGTTCCATCATGGCAACCACCCGTGTATCATCATGGGTGATAAATATTTGGGGACAACCTTAAAAAGTCTTGCCACTCGGCAGATGCCGAAGATGGGCAGAAAAAAGGAAGGCTCAGGGGCCCTCAAGCTGGAACGGGCTGATGTAGTCCCCATACTTCTCTCTGGCCTGGAGAAGCCTGCTCCGCTCCTCTTCGAGGATCCTGAACAGTTCCTCGGGGACGTCCCCAGCCTGCTCGCGGTATATCCTCTCAATGCGCTCTATCTTCTCTAAAAGCTCCGGAACCCTTACCGTGAACTGCCTCTCGTAGTCCTCCCTGCTGTATTCCTTGTTCAGGACCTCCCTGAAAAGCCTCGCCAAGTCCTCGTACCTTGGAATGTAGCCTATCGGCGTCTCTATGGCATCGACGTCGCCGTGGACGCGAAGCTCCATCCACTTGAGCCAGACGGCCTTGTCGAGCTTGTGGTTGAGCCAGTTGCCGTTCTCGTCGCGGAGGAAGTAGTTCACCGCAAATATCTTGGGGGCCTTCCTAAGCTTCTCCCCGAACCTCAGGTAGTTTTCGATGTATTCCCCCAGGGGAACGCTCATGAAGTCGAGTATCGCCATCGGGTTGAAGGCCCTAACACCTTCTTTGCCGAGCGTTGCCGCGGTGGTCTCGCTCTCAAGCGAAGCTCCCATCGTAACGACGCCGTGCTTCCAGTCGAAGGCCTCTCTCACCGGGGGCCACGTGTCCTTGTCCCTGCCGCCGAAGATCATTCCACCTATCTCGACGCCGCACGGTGCTTCGAGTGCATCCATGTCGACGTTCGGGAAGTGCTCAAGTGAAACTGTGAAGCGGGCGTTCTTGTGGCTCGGCGGTATCTCGTTGCCCTCTTTATCCTTCTTGCCCTTCCACCACTTTCCGCTGTGGTTCTCGCCTTCCTCCGGAATCTCTATGCCCATCTCGTTCCA
This window of the Thermococcus thermotolerans genome carries:
- the dnaG gene encoding DNA primase DnaG is translated as MKRKKTVLHHILAEKQKFEKRKEGGGMSAKDEFGTTKYVIYAEFEANGIVERPDVVGAIFGQTEGLLGDDLDLRELQKTGRIGRIRVEVHTKAGKTYGTITVPSSLDRVETAILAAALETIDRVGPAEAKIKVLRIEDVRATKRKYIIERAKEILESLMEQEIPETQELTEEVKKAVRAKELIEYGPEKLPAGPHVPFSDSIIVVEGRADVLNLLKHGIKNAIAVEGTSVPETIIKLSKERIVTAFTDGDRGGELILKELLQVADVDYVARAPEGKEVEELTKKEIVKSLRSKVPAEQVITEIFYKGRNFYDVIKEKEKAKSREEKREAKPPAPAPQVVRAEERKPQPEPRKEERIIKPIQQPKPSELDEFGEFIEKVKASKESMALLLDKDKNTVAEIPVRELTNQLKERKDVYAVVFNGVITQRLIDTVSESGVKYLVGARKYNVVRRPINLKIVTFAE
- the hpkA gene encoding archaeal histone HpkA — its product is MAELPIAPIDRLIRKAGAERVSEEAAKVLAEYLEEYAIELAKRSAEYARHAGRKTVKAEDIKLAIKA
- a CDS encoding glutamate--tRNA ligase produces the protein MNVEELILKYALINAYTHKGKANAKAVIGKVLGENPELRPKAKEIIPLVNEIVERVNGMGLEEQETKLREIYPEFFEAKKTKKEEKKGLPPLPKAEKGKVVTRFAPNPDGAFHLGNARAAILSHEYARLYGGKFILRFDDTDPKVKRPEPIFYDWIIEDLKWLGFKIDEIHIASDRLEIYYDYAEKLIKGGKAYVCTCPPEKFRELRDKGIACPHREEPVEVQLERWRKMLNGEYKEGEAVVRIKTDLKHPNPAVRDWPALRIIDNPDHPRVGDKYHVWPLYNFASAIDDYELGVTHIFRGQEHAENETRQRYIYDYFGWEYPVTVHHGRLSIEGVILSKSKTRKGIQEGKYLGWDDPRLGTIRALKRRGIRPEAIRQLIIEVGLKRSDTTISWDNLAAINRHIIEPIANRYFFVADPIPMYIEGAKEFTAEIPLHPDYPERGTRKLKFKPGEPVYVSRDDMELFKPGNFVRLKDLFNVEIVDVGEDGIRAKFHSVEYEVARENRWRMVHWVTEGKPCEVLVPDGDELIVRKGLLESDADVKVDDIVQFERFGFVRIDKVGEKVVAIFAHK
- a CDS encoding sodium-dependent transporter produces the protein MDDVKKWTLYMMFLVAGFATGIGTLGLFPQFWLQYGITGLAVHVAFLALFAYVAILEAETVMRSRYYFVELYQKVVRKPAMIVVVLAAVVMFLSYYSANVMLGLLAPLLGTGTVGRLVAKLLMLGIVFVILTRAKEKTFAIMAIGSLVFVISIFITAIAFKTQIPENATFLGLAKHMLVASVPLSLDMVRDAALRAIYGVGLGFAFYLMLGSFLNERFNAKLIIGAGILIQLVVSLLSTLIVVYAIAPTTPERLLSYVYGGDEGAIALMGDLPNILSGYPTLLGLIALSLFFAGITSLLPTAEVGLQIIESLQKAGRNRAAMYLIGASALIGLVDSPPAVADMVLKTVTIVTFFTAIYELYPVMVSRKEIGAATVLAGIALVMFLVAGFHALITEFRAGGLYIASGLLAALLILLGAFGDRVFPPSEEAL
- a CDS encoding TIGR04013 family B12-binding domain/radical SAM domain-containing protein is translated as MPEIAIRMTKRNHNAFVHLLGALESQGFDLDEILITKDFQEILNAKPKVVLYSFFTEEIWGGLPRKVRLLKERGTLLVAGGYHAIAMPKHTLNQLGFDIAAIGEGEEVLYQLLTVLKRTGYRITREFLDIRGLAFYLNGEFIFTGFARVEDFWRFPPYPESVRLISPIEITRGCPFGCYYCQTPYIKGLRMRHRPIDQIVKYSRRMKDIRYITPNAFAYGSPGVILKINKLEALLKALQPLRKEGRRLFYGTFPSEVRPEFVLPETLELLIDYADNKRLAIGAQSGDDAMLRAMHRIHRVEHVQRAVEHMLEYGFEPVVDFIVGLPNESEESQRKSIELMRWIMRKGGKVRAHYFMPLPGTPWAKCRPSPLSEEMKRFLGRMAAKGKIEGSWGKQIELSRKLQKLIEEFYEEPMSHTVPVRNVC
- a CDS encoding toprim domain-containing protein, whose product is MYAENYKRFLELIDKLREFEGALIVEGPRDEVALRNLGVRAEIIRLSRLPLTEVALIASSYKEVMILTDFDRKGEELARKLLRYLEGYPCRVDSETRRELKKIAKKDIKGIEDLYGLYLKVVSVSDPLMEGIR
- the malP gene encoding maltodextrin phosphorylase, producing MMELDTPTQDVIREKLPHPLKDLAELAYNYWWSWNRRATKLWEYIDPELWQEHKNPVKLLLDVPQSRLRELLKDDDFMNLYDLVTEQFEDYMNPSSTWFSTNYPKWDKPIVYLCMEYGISRSLPIYSGGLGILAGDHVKTASDLGLPFIAIGLLYKHGYFRQEIGKDGRQREVFPEYRPEEMPIKPVLGRDGKPLLIEVPIGEGIVYARAFEVTVGRVKIYLLDTDVPENSADDRTICDYLYNAEIDKRIKQEILLGIGGMRLLKALGIEPGVVHLNEGHPAFANLQRMAWYMEEGLTFTEALSIVRGTTIFTTHTPVPAGHDRFPIEEVRKRLAKFLEGREELLELGREGDQLNMTLLAIRTSSYVNGVSQLHAEVSKRMWKDLWPDVPIDEIPIEGITNGIHTMTWVHNEMRKLFDRYLGKIWREHTNLEGLWYAVEMIPDEELWEAHLEAKRQFIEFLRRKVMRRNERLGTDDPLPDMDENALIIGFARRFATYKRATLLFTDLERLKRILNNPERPVYIVFGGKAHPMDEAGKAFLKRVYEVSQMPEFRGKIFVLENYDMGSARLMVAGVDVWLNTPRRPMEASGTSGMKAGLNGVLNASIYDGWWVEGYNGKNGWVVGEETTEPETEADDVKDAQALYDLLEREIIPTYYTNREKWIYMMKESIKSIAPRFSTHRMVKEYVGRFYAKAMSNHIWLTRENYRGTKEIAAWKERVMASWDKVVVEHIKVRDDRSGFEVAVYLDGLKPEDVRVELYYGVRVEGYHVERPYIVELRRPKKLGRDMWLYTYEGTALRHLGDPCWHYALRVYPHHEKLPHRFLLGLVKWKGFE